A window of Bos taurus isolate L1 Dominette 01449 registration number 42190680 breed Hereford chromosome 19, ARS-UCD2.0, whole genome shotgun sequence contains these coding sequences:
- the LOC132343066 gene encoding large ribosomal subunit protein mL53 encodes MAAALARLWLRSVKQVRVQSCPFQKNVESTISFLQAVSSNKVRSTNLNCSVIADVRHDSSEPCVDVLFGDGHRLIMRGAHLTAQEVLTAFASHIQARGAAASRDKPSASTGC; translated from the coding sequence ATGGCGGCGGCCTTGGCTCGGCTCTGGCTCCGCTCGGTCAAGCAGGTTCGGGTTCAGTCTTGCCCCTTCCAGAAGAACGTGGAATCGACAATTTCCTTCCTCCAGGCGGTGAGCAGCAATAAAGTTCGCTCCACGAACCTCAACTGCTCAGTGATTGCGGACGTGAGGCATGACAGCTCCGAGCCTTGCGTGGACGTGCTGTTCGGAGATGGGCATCGCTTGATTATGCGTGGCGCTCACCTGACCGCCCAGGAAGTGCTCACTGCTTTCGCCTCCCACATCCAGGCCAGGGGCGCGGCGGCGAGCAGGGACAAGCCTAGCGCCAGTACCGGGTGCTGA
- the FBXL20 gene encoding F-box/LRR-repeat protein 20 isoform X4 translates to MAWNVLALDGSNWQRIDLFDFQRDIEGRVVENISKRCGGFLRKLSLRGCLGVGDNALRTFAQNCRNIEVLNLNGCTKTTDATCTSLSKFCSKLRHLDLASCTSITNMSLKALSEGCPLLEQLNISWCDQVTKDGIQALVRGCGGLKALFLKGCTQLEDEALKYIGAHCPELVTLNLQTCLQITDEGLITICRGCHKLQSLCASGCSNITDAILNALGQNCPRLRILEVARCSQLTDVGFTTLARNCHELEKMDLEECVQITDSTLIQLSIHCPRLQVLSLSHCELITDDGIRHLGNGACAHDQLEVIELDNCPLITDASLEHLKSCHSLERIELYDCQQITRAGIKRLRTHLPNIKVHAYFAPVTPPPSVGGSRQRFCRCCIIL, encoded by the exons ATG GCCTGGAATGTTCTAGCTTTGGATGGCAGTAACTGGCAGCGAATTGACCTGTTTGATTTCCAGAGGGATATTGAG GGCCGGGTAGTGGAGAATATTTCAAAAAGGTGTGGGGGCTTTTTACGAAAGTTAAGTCTTCGTGGGTGTCTTGGAGTAGGAGACAATGCTTTAAG AACCTTTGCACAAAACTGTAGGAACATTGAAGTGCTGAATCTCAATGGGTGTACAAAGACTACAGATGc taCATGTACTAGCCTTAGCAAGTTTTGTTCCAAACTCAGGCACCTTGACTTGGCTTCCTGTACATCAATAACAAACATGTCTCTAAAAGCTCTGAG TGAGGGATGTCCACTGTTGGAGCAATTAAACATTTCCTGGTGTGACCAAGTAACCAAGGATGGTATCCAAGCTCTAGTGAGAGGCTGTGGAGGTCTTAAAGCCTTATTCTTAAAAGGCTGCACACAG ctAGAAGATGAAGCTCTCAAGTACATAGGTGCACACTGTCCTGAACTGGTGACTTTGAACTTGCAGACTTGCTTA CAAATCACAGATGAAGGTCTCATTACTATATGCAGAGGGTGCCATAAGTTACAGTCCCTCTGTGCCTCTGGCTGCTCCAACATCACAGATGCCATCCTGAACGCTTTAGGTCAGAACTGCCCTCGGCTTAG aatATTAGAAGTGGCAAGATGTTCTCAATTAACCGATGTAGGCTTTACCACTCTGGCCAGG aATTGCCATGAGCTTGAAAAGATGGACCTGGAAGAGTGTGTTCAG ATAACAGATAGCACATTAATCCAACTTTCTATACACTGTCCTCGACTTCAAGTATTG AGTCTGTCTCACTGTGAGCTGATCACAGACGATGGAATTCGTCACCTGGGGAACGGGGCCTGCGCCCATGACCAGCTGGAGGTGATTGAACTGGACAACTGTCCCCTAATCACAGATGCGTCCCTGGAGCACTTGAAGAGCTGTCACAGCCTCGAGCGGATAGAACTCTATGACTGCCAGCAAATCACGCGGGCTGGAATCAAGAGACTCAGG